A single genomic interval of Zingiber officinale cultivar Zhangliang chromosome 4A, Zo_v1.1, whole genome shotgun sequence harbors:
- the LOC121972104 gene encoding glycolipid transfer protein 3-like gives MPGQGRRTSTLVDLPPPQALFTFLVHGGSRMTRTSRPADPPGPEQATKSTRPPETKGGAGDREGWSEVRMALEELSLFKLEENKTSTMALLSASNLLLHVLDEIGPTMLVLRQDIHTNIERVEEVLMLDPDLNSSLVEIVKKEVAEGTSRKAGSCSRAILWLIRSIVFGLTLFQKLDKNPELKLEQVVEEAYGEVLKPWHGWISSAAYKIALKLVPEREALIRLLMGQEQDYEALRQDIKSYVLVIQPLLDETCALLRNHQLDKFKST, from the exons ATGccaggccaaggaagaagaaccagTACACTCGTTGACCTGCCTCCTCCACAGGCACTCTTCACCTTCCTCGTCCACGGGGGATCTCGCATGACCAGGACCAGCCGGCCGGCCGACCCACCGGGGCCGGAGCAAGCCACGAAGAGCACcaggccgccggagacgaagggAGGCGCAGGCGACAGGGAAGGGTGGTCGGAGGTCAGGATGGCACTAGAGGAGCTCTCCTTGTTCAAGCTCGAGGAGAACAAGACCTCCACCATGGCCCTTCTTTCCGCCTCCAATCTGCTGCTCCATGTCCTCG ATGAGATTGGTCCTACTATGCTGGTGCTCAGGCAAGATATACACACAAACATTGAG AGAGTGGAAGAGGTACTCATGTTGGATCCAGACCTGAATTCAAGTTTAGTAGAGATAGTGAAGAAAGAAGTAGCAGAAGGAACTTCGAGAAAAGCTGGAAGTTGTTCGAGAGCGATCCTTTGGCTCATTAG GTCTATAgtttttggtttaactttgttcCAAAAGTTGGACAAGAACCCTGAATTAAAACTTGAGCAAGTGGTGGAAGAAGCATACGGCGAGGTTCTGAAGCCATGGCACGGTTGGATCTCATCAGCTGCTTACAAG ATAGCTCTAAAACTGGTACCAGAAAGGGAAGCCTTGATCAGATTGCTCATGGGCCAAGAACAGGATTATGAAGCTCTGAGACAAGATATCAAGAGCTATGTGTTGGTGATTCAGCCTCTTTTAGACGAAACATGTGCCCTCTTG AGGAATCATCAGTTGGACAAATTCAAGTCGACATGA
- the LOC121972108 gene encoding amino acid permease 3-like, which translates to MASVHYFHFATIKSCSDPVQLKCNTCSSKMDEIGAANYCHQAALEVGLSQGASECFDDDGRPKRTGTVWTASAHIVTAVIGSGVLSLAWAVGQLGWVIGPAAMLLFSFVTYYTSALLSDCYRSGDPAAGKRNYTYMDAVRANLDGFQVKLCGCLQYLNIVGVAIGYTIAASISMVAVNRSNCFHKNADDDDAFCEVNSNPYMIMFGVVQIIFSQIRDFDQVWWLSIVAAVMSFTYSSIGLGLGIVQVIKNGGFKGSLTGISIAAVGQMDKIWRSFQAFGDIAFAYSYSIILIEIQGTIKAPPPSEAKVMKRATVISVAVTTVFYILCGCMGYAAFGDLAPGNLLTGFRFYNPFWLLDIANVAIVVHLVGAYQVYCQPLFAFVEKWAAATWPDSRFVCNEIEVPLWPSGKGYKYKINLFRVAWRTGFAAATTVVSMLLPFFNDVVGLLGALGFWPLTVYFPVEMYIVQRKVERWSTRWVCLQILSLACLVISVASAAGSIAGVVSDIKVYRPFQG; encoded by the exons ATGGCCTCTGTTCACTATTTCCATTTTGCCACTATAAAGAGCTGCTCAGATCCAGTGCAACTGAAGTGCAACACCTGCAGTTCGAAGATGGATGAGATCGGTGCTGCCAACTACTGCCACCAGGCAGCACTAGAAGTTGGCCTCTCGCAGGGAGCTTCCGAGTGCTTCGACGACGATGGTCGTCCCAAGAGGACTG GCACTGTGTGGACTGCAAGCGCTCACATCGTCACTGCAGTCATCGGCTCTGGAGTGCTCTCTTTGGCCTGGGCCGTCGGTCAGCTCGGATGGGTCATTGGCCCAGCCGCCATGCTTCTCTTCTCCTTCGTAACTTACTACACATCTGCTCTCCTCTCCGACTGCTACCGCTCTGGTGATCCCGCTGCCGGCAAGCGCAACTACACCTACATGGACGCCGTCCGTGCCAACCTTG ATGGCTTCCAGGTGAAGCTGTGCGGCTGTCTTCAGTACCTCAACATCGTCGGAGTCGCGATTGGGTACACCATCGCTGCTTCCATTAGCATGGT GGCGGTGAACAGATCGAATTGCTTCCACAAGAATGCAGACGACGACGACGCCTTCTGTGAAGTAAACAGCAACCCTTACATGATCATGTTCGGTGTGGTGCAGATCATCTTCTCGCAGATTCGTGACTTCGACCAGGTTTGGTGGCTGTCCATCGTCGCCGCCGTCATGTCATTCACCTACTCTTCCATCGGCCTCGGGCTCGGCATCGTCCAAGTGATAA aaAATGGCGGATTCAAAGGTAGTCTCACCGGAATCAGCATCGCCGCCGTTGGCCAAATGGACAAAATCTGGCGCAGTTTCCAAGCCTTTGGCGACATCGCGTTTGCCTACTCCTACTCCATCATTCTCATTGAAATCCAG GGCACGATCAAAGCGCCTCCGCCGTCGGAGGCGAAGGTGATGAAGAGGGCGACGGTGATCAGCGTGGCAGTGACCACCGTCTTCTACATTCTCTGCGGGTGCATGGGCTACGCGGCCTTCGGCGACCTGGCGCCGGGGAACCTCCTCACCGGCTTCCGGTTCTACAACCCCTTCTGGCTCCTCGACATCGCCAACGTCGCCATCGTCGTCCACCTCGTCGGCGCCTACCAGGTCTACTGCCAGCCCCTCTTCGCCTTCGTCGAGAAGTGGGCGGCGGCGACGTGGCCGGACTCTCGATTCGTCTGCAACGAGATCGAGGTGCCCTTGTGGCCGAGCGGGAAGGGGTACAAGTACAAGATCAACCTTTTCAGGGTGGCGTGGCGGACGGGGTTCGCGGCGGCGACCACGGTGGTGTCGATGCTGCTGCCGTTCTTCAACGACGTGGTGGGGCTGCTGGGCGCTCTGGGGTTTTGGCCGCTCACGGTGTACTTCCCGGTGGAGATGTACATCGTGCAGAGGAAGGTGGAGCGGTGGAGCACCAGATGGGTGTGCCTCCAGATTCTGAGCCTCGCGTGCCTCGTCATCAGCGTCGCCTCGGCCGCAGGCTCGATCGCCGGAGTCGTGAGCGACATCAAGGTTTACCGGCCGTTCCAAGGCTAG
- the LOC121972106 gene encoding probable methyltransferase PMT26: MKAAVVVFVGLCLVGIWMLTSSNIGPEDLSYIIPRSEVKDKASTPSLDRSDTDDVRSGDTGDPENTVEPKSDSKEEDEPSKRNGDRKVAFDDTSETDTSTVENSGETFEDMVLENEDRPQKDEKSDVVGSQETVENFPPENQSESLNEIGSQNGSPHVVEWKDEEVVEASSPEDQITDRDWKLCSVTARADYIPCLDNEAALKKLRSTKHYEHRERHCPEQARTCLVPLPEGYKQSIKWPESRDKIWYNNVPHTKLVAYKGHQNWANISGQHISFPGGGTQFKRGAFHYIDFIQESWPDLAWGRKSRVILDVGCGVASFGGYLFDRGVLTMSFAPKDEHEAQVQFALERGIPAISAVMGTKRLPFPSKVFDVIHCARCRVPWHIEGGVLLLELNRLLRPGGFFVWSATPVYQKSLEDMAIWQAMSALTKSMCWKMVAKRKDKVNNIGVAIYRKPSDNSCYDKRAEQNPPICQKSDDPDVAWYVPLQACMHRLPVDSSNHGLVWPYDWPARLEKAPYWMNTSPIGVYGRPAPQDFTADYEHWKHVVSNSYVNGIGIDWSSVRNVMDMRSVYGGFAAALQEMKKVWVMNIVLIDSPDTLPIIYDRGLFGLYHDWCESFSTYPRTYDLLHADHLFSKLKKRCRILPIIVEVDRMLRPGGNLIVRDHVDTISSIENLAKSLHWKIRMTFSKGKEGLLYAQKSMWRPSESETNTP; this comes from the exons ATGAAGGCAGCAGTCGTTGTGTTTGTTGGTCTGTGCTTGGTTGGAATATGGATGTTGACTTCCTCCAACATAGGCCCTGAAGATCTATCTTATATAATTCCCAGATCGGAGGTCAAAGACAAAGCTTCCACTCCATCTTTAGATAGGTCAGACACTGATGATGTCAGGAGTGGGGATACTGGAGATCCTGAGAACACTGTTGAACCGAAATCGGATTCCAAGGAAGAGGATGAGCCTTCAAAGAGGAATGGAGACAGAAAGGTTGCATTTGATGACACTTCCGAAACTGATACATCAACTGTTGAAAATAGTGGAgaaacatttgaggatatggtGCTGGAAAATGAAGACAGACCACAGAAAGATGAAAAATCTGACGTTGTTGGATCTCAGGAGACGGTTGAGAATTTTCCTCCTGAGAATCAGTCAGAAAGTTTGAACGAGATCGGTAGCCAGAATGGGTCTCCACATGTAGTAGAGTGGAAGGATGAGGAGGTGGTAGAAGCATCCTCACCAGAGGACCAGATCACTGATCGCGACTGGAAACTTTGTAGTGTCACTGCAAGAGCAGATTACATTCCGTGTCTTGACAATGAGGCAGCTCTTAAGAAACTCCGGAGTACCAAGCACTATGAACACAGGGAGAGACACTGCCCTGAACAGGCCCGAACATGCCTTGTTCCTCTTCCTGAGGGATATAAACAGTCAATCAAGTGGCCGGAGAGCAGGGACAAG ATATGGTATAATAATGTTCCGCACACCAAGCTTGTAGCATATAAAGGACACCAAAATTGGGCGAACATTTCAGGACAGCATATCAGTTTTCCAGGAGGTGGAACTCAGTTCAAGCGTGGTGCATTTCACTACATTGATTTTATTCAAGAG TCATGGCCAGATTTGGCTTGGGGGAGAAAAAGTCGTGTTATTTTGGATGTTGGTTGTGGAGTGGCTAGCTTTGGAGGTTATCTCTTTGACAGAGGTGTGCTTACTATGTCATTTGCTCCCAAAGATGAGCATGAAGCCCAAGTGCAATTTGCTCTTGAGAGAGGCATTCCAGCTATATCAGCTGTGATGGGCACAAAACGGCTTCCATTTCCAAGCAAGGTCTTTGATGTCATACACTGTGCACGCTGTAGAGTACCATGGCATATTGAAG GTGGTGTGCTTTTGTTGGAGTTGAACCGGTTGCTCCGTCCTGGTGGTTTTTTTGTATGGTCTGCAACTCCAGTTTACCAAAAGTCACTCGAAGATATGGCGATCTGGCAAG CCATGTCTGCGCTGACAAAATCAATGTGCTGGAAGAtggtggctaaaagaaaagacaAAGTAAACAATATTGGCGTAGCTATCTACAGAAAACCTTCTGACAATAGTTGCTATGATAAAAGAGCAGAACAAAATCCTCCTATATGTCAAAAATCTGATGATCCAGATGTAGCCTG GTATGTCCCCCTGCAAGCATGCATGCACAGGTTGCCAGTCGATTCTAGTAATCATGGGCTGGTTTGGCCTTATGATTGGCCGGCAAGACTTGAGAAAGCACCTTACTGGATGAACACTTCTCCAATTGGAGTTTATGGTAGACCTGCACCACAAGACTTTACGGCAGACTATGAACATTGGAAACATGTGGTTAGCAACTCATATGTTAACGGAATTGGTATCGACTGGTCTAGTGTGAGGAATGTCATGGACATGAGATCTGTTTATGGAGG TTTTGCTGCAGCTTTGCAAGAGATGAAGAAGGTCTGGGTGATGAACATTGTCTTGATTGATTCACCTGACACTCTTCCCATTATCTATGACCGCGGGCTCTTCGGACTCTATCATGACTGGTGTGAATCATTTAGCACCTACCCGAGAACATACGATCTTCTCCATGCAGACCATCTATTCTCCAAACTGAAGAAGAG GTGCAGAATATTGCCCATAATTGTCGAGGTAGACCGGATGCTAAGACCCGGAGGAAATCTGATCGTAAGAGACCATGTCGATACAATTTCCTCAATAGAGAATCTTGCTAAATCTCTTCACTGGAAAATCCGAATGACATTCTCAAAGGGCAAAGAAGGATTGTTGTATGCTCAGAAGTCAATGTggcgaccatcagagtctgaaacaAACACACCATAA
- the LOC121972110 gene encoding heat shock factor-binding protein-like has protein sequence MASTNPAAPKASDHESEGSVQNTADMTAFVQNLLVQMQTRFQAMSEGIVSKIDEMGSKIDELEKSINDLKAEIDAEPTPKSNLEEGKPSDESS, from the coding sequence atggccTCCACGAATCCCGCCGCCCCGAAGGCCAGCGATCATGAATCCGAAGGTTCGGTGCAGAATACCGCCGACATGACGGCGTTCGTTCAGAACCTTCTCGTGCAGATGCAGACCAGGTTCCAGGCGATGTCTGAGGGAATAGTCTCGAAGATTGATGAAATGGGGAGCAAGATCGATGAGCTGGAGAAGAGCATCAATGACCTCAAAGCCGAGATTGACGCGGAACCCACGCCGAAGTCGAATCTCGAAGAAGGCAAGCCTTCCGATGAATCTTCGTGA
- the LOC121972109 gene encoding uncharacterized protein LOC121972109 isoform X2: protein MGSGGGGSMNWDGSSQISKSVKGSGRWGKKSSREEKGVWGERSVGMEKKRVMVVVDQSGEAKEAMMWALTHVANKGDLLTLLHVLPPHNPHRDGDSDLHNLAWSLGAQCKSCKPEVEVEVLVVEGPKLQTVLSQVRKLETSVLVLSQCKPSLFCCLCKTNSEDFVEQCIDEAQCLTMAVRKQSMGVGGYLVSTRWKKNFWLLA from the exons ATGGGCAGTGGAGGTGGTGGAAGTATGAACTGGGATGGCTCTTCCCAGATTTCCAAGTCTGTTAAAGGTTCAGGGAGGTGGGGGAAGAAGAGCAGCAGAGAGGAGAAGGGAGTGTGGGGGGAGAGGAGTGTTgggatggagaagaagagggtgATGGTGGTGGTAGACCAAAGTGGCGAGGCTAAGGaagccatgatgtgggcattgacTCATGTGGCTAACAAAGGGGACCTCCTCACTCTCCTCCATGTCCTGCCTCCCCACAACCCTCACAGGGATGGAGACTCTGATCTGCACAACCTTGCATGGTCGCTTGGCGCACAGTGCAAATCCTGCAAGCCTGAG GTGGAAGTGGAGGTGCTTGTAGTGGAAGGACCAAAGTTGCAAACTGTTCTAAGCCAAGTCAGGAAGCTGGAAACATCTGTTCTAGTATTGAGCCAGTGCAAACCCTCCCTTTTCTGTTG TTTGTGTAAGACAAACAGTGAAGACTTCGTAGAGCAGTGCATTGATGAAGCTCAGTGCCTCACGATGGCTGTGAGGAAGCAAAGCATGGGAGTGGGTGGATACCTGGTCAGCACAAGATGGAAGAAGAACTTCTGGCTCCTGGCCTGA
- the LOC121972109 gene encoding uncharacterized protein LOC121972109 isoform X3 has protein sequence MGSGGGGSMNWDGSSQISKSVKGSGRWGKKSSREEKGVWGERSVGMEKKRVMVVVDQSGEAKEAMMWALTHVANKGDLLTLLHVLPPHNPHRDGDSDLHNLAWSLGAQCKSCKPEVEVEVLVVEGPKLQTVLSQVRKLETSVLVLSQCKPSLFCWYTTLAPQLQQQIFSLQTKSPFRAKSSICVRQTVKTS, from the exons ATGGGCAGTGGAGGTGGTGGAAGTATGAACTGGGATGGCTCTTCCCAGATTTCCAAGTCTGTTAAAGGTTCAGGGAGGTGGGGGAAGAAGAGCAGCAGAGAGGAGAAGGGAGTGTGGGGGGAGAGGAGTGTTgggatggagaagaagagggtgATGGTGGTGGTAGACCAAAGTGGCGAGGCTAAGGaagccatgatgtgggcattgacTCATGTGGCTAACAAAGGGGACCTCCTCACTCTCCTCCATGTCCTGCCTCCCCACAACCCTCACAGGGATGGAGACTCTGATCTGCACAACCTTGCATGGTCGCTTGGCGCACAGTGCAAATCCTGCAAGCCTGAG GTGGAAGTGGAGGTGCTTGTAGTGGAAGGACCAAAGTTGCAAACTGTTCTAAGCCAAGTCAGGAAGCTGGAAACATCTGTTCTAGTATTGAGCCAGTGCAAACCCTCCCTTTTCTGTTGGTACACAACTCTTGCCCCACAATTACAACAACAAATCTTTTCCCTGCAAACAAAGAGCCCTTTTAGAGCAAAGTCTTCAA TTTGTGTAAGACAAACAGTGAAGACTTCGTAG
- the LOC121972109 gene encoding uncharacterized protein LOC121972109 isoform X1 gives MGSGGGGSMNWDGSSQISKSVKGSGRWGKKSSREEKGVWGERSVGMEKKRVMVVVDQSGEAKEAMMWALTHVANKGDLLTLLHVLPPHNPHRDGDSDLHNLAWSLGAQCKSCKPEVEVEVLVVEGPKLQTVLSQVRKLETSVLVLSQCKPSLFCWYTTLAPQLQQQIFSLQTKSPFRAKSSSNYFFYCQLEQTKNNIIFHHCRSDYLGGRY, from the exons ATGGGCAGTGGAGGTGGTGGAAGTATGAACTGGGATGGCTCTTCCCAGATTTCCAAGTCTGTTAAAGGTTCAGGGAGGTGGGGGAAGAAGAGCAGCAGAGAGGAGAAGGGAGTGTGGGGGGAGAGGAGTGTTgggatggagaagaagagggtgATGGTGGTGGTAGACCAAAGTGGCGAGGCTAAGGaagccatgatgtgggcattgacTCATGTGGCTAACAAAGGGGACCTCCTCACTCTCCTCCATGTCCTGCCTCCCCACAACCCTCACAGGGATGGAGACTCTGATCTGCACAACCTTGCATGGTCGCTTGGCGCACAGTGCAAATCCTGCAAGCCTGAG GTGGAAGTGGAGGTGCTTGTAGTGGAAGGACCAAAGTTGCAAACTGTTCTAAGCCAAGTCAGGAAGCTGGAAACATCTGTTCTAGTATTGAGCCAGTGCAAACCCTCCCTTTTCTGTTGGTACACAACTCTTGCCCCACAATTACAACAACAAATCTTTTCCCTGCAAACAAAGAGCCCTTTTAGAGCAAAGTCTTCAAGTAACTATTTCTTTTATTGTCAGTTGGAACAaaccaaaaataatattattttccatcaCTGTAGGTCTGATTACTTAGGTGGAAGATATTAg
- the LOC121972109 gene encoding uncharacterized protein LOC121972109 isoform X4, whose translation MGSGGGGSMNWDGSSQISKSVKGSGRWGKKSSREEKGVWGERSVGMEKKRVMVVVDQSGEAKEAMMWALTHVANKGDLLTLLHVLPPHNPHRDGDSDLHNLAWSLGAQCKSCKPEVEVEVLVVEGPKLQTVLSQVRKLETSVLVLSQCKPSLFCCWNKPKIILFSITVGLIT comes from the exons ATGGGCAGTGGAGGTGGTGGAAGTATGAACTGGGATGGCTCTTCCCAGATTTCCAAGTCTGTTAAAGGTTCAGGGAGGTGGGGGAAGAAGAGCAGCAGAGAGGAGAAGGGAGTGTGGGGGGAGAGGAGTGTTgggatggagaagaagagggtgATGGTGGTGGTAGACCAAAGTGGCGAGGCTAAGGaagccatgatgtgggcattgacTCATGTGGCTAACAAAGGGGACCTCCTCACTCTCCTCCATGTCCTGCCTCCCCACAACCCTCACAGGGATGGAGACTCTGATCTGCACAACCTTGCATGGTCGCTTGGCGCACAGTGCAAATCCTGCAAGCCTGAG GTGGAAGTGGAGGTGCTTGTAGTGGAAGGACCAAAGTTGCAAACTGTTCTAAGCCAAGTCAGGAAGCTGGAAACATCTGTTCTAGTATTGAGCCAGTGCAAACCCTCCCTTTTCTGTTG TTGGAACAaaccaaaaataatattattttccatcaCTGTAGGTCTGATTACTTAG
- the LOC121972105 gene encoding pentatricopeptide repeat-containing protein At2g33680-like: MAACVLPSPWRPESPVHRATSSLESLILSLGSYAASGHSSPRDQDAHYNAILALCIARRSLRDGLCLRSHIASIGHAPSLFLQNQFVNLFSKCGAIDMARQVFDEMPHRNVVSWNALLSGYLSNGRILDALLLFSVMVDAGPSPNHLTYLTAVRALVATGSRELGKQIHGRILKEGFLSRAEVANCLINMYSKFGELDDAETVYCRMVERDTASWNSLIALKARRGHTDDALVLFVDMLDEGFAPDEFTFGTLLSLQDTTFIRELHGQITKRALCYNLFVGTALVDAYGRFGNVKIASQIFDLMHERNVVAWNSVISACFANGKAQEGLRLFLEMGEQGLLPDEYTISILLKAAASQLSVLVGRQFHGVAIKMGLQTNAMIGNSLIMMYAKNEWVSDSFLAFKDISEHDLISWNSIVQCYLQNEEPEQAWMLFVEMKSLGFQPDEFSFVGALAACASLARHQSGREVHGDMIKRSIISDAFIGSALIDMYSKSMVVSDAWQVFSRVKHKDLIIWNALISGLSQNGYLDEVFKLLYWMREEDFEPDKFTFASIFAACANTMAVQQGRQVQGLILKSELNADAAVANSLITMYCRAGCLREARQVFFDVPLKNVVSWTAMIGGCAQSGYSQEALKIFAQMQKDAVKPNAKTFVALLTACSYAGLSNDAGKFFEMMEVKYSIQPSFDHYACMVDILGRAGRLNEAENLIKSMPFQPDALVWRMLLSACRVHGDVERGRRAMERILALEPGDSAAYILLSNLYASIGNWHGVEEVRELMRVNGVKKEPGKSWIEVNARIHEFVAGGSTHPNTKEIYLRLKGLLKQMKDEGYITGIERL, translated from the coding sequence ATGGCCGCCTGCGTCCTCCCCTCGCCATGGAGGCCAGAGTCCCCCGTCCACCGCGCCACATCCTCGCTTGAAAGCTTGATCCTTTCTCTCGGAAGCTACGCTGCTTCCGGCCACAGCAGCCCCCGCGACCAGGATGCCCACTACAACGCCATCCTCGCCCTCTGCATCGCCCGCAGGTCCCTACGTGACGGCCTCTGCCTCCGTTCCCACATCGCCAGCATCGGCCATGCCCCTTCTCTCTTCCTCCAGAACCAGTTCGTCAACCTCTTCTCTAAGTGTGGTGCCATTGATATGGCACGGCAGGTGTTCGACGAAATGCCCCACAGGAACGTCGTGTCCTGGAATGCCCTCCTCTCGGGCTACCTGTCCAATGGCCGCATCCTCGATGCGCTCCTCCTTTTCTCGGTCATGGTTGACGCTGGACCGAGCCCCAACCACCTCACTTACTTGACTGCAGTTCGAGCTTTGGTTGCAACAGGTAGTCGTGAGCTTGGAAAACAGATTCATGGTCGCATCCTAAAGGAAGGGTTTTTATCTAGAGCGGAAGTTGCTAATTGTTTGATCAATATGTATTCAAAATTTGGAGAACTAGACGATGCTGAAACAGTGTATTGTAGAATGGTTGAGCGAGATACAGCCTCTTGGAATTCTCTCATTGCCTTGAAGGCAAGAAGAGGGCATACTGATGATGCTCTGGTTCTATTTGTAGACATGCTAGATGAAGGCTTCGCACCAGATGAATTCACGTTTGGAACCCTCCTCTCATTGCAAGATACAACCTTTATCAGAGAGCTCCATGGCCAGATCACTAAGAGGGCCCTGTGTTACAATTTGTTTGTAGGAACTGCACTGGTTGATGCTTATGGCAGGTTTGGGAATGTGAAAATTGCATCCCAAATCTTTGATTTGATGCACGAACGCAATGTTGTGGCATGGAACTCTGTTATTTCAGCTTGCTTCGCGAACGGCAAGGCCCAAGAAGGTTTGCGGTTGTTTTTGGAGATGGGTGAGCAGGGTCTGCTGCCAGATGAGTACACTATCTCAATACTCCTCAAGGCTGCAGCTTCTCAACTATCGGTGCTTGTTGGTAGACAATTTCATGGCGTTGCAATCAAGATGGGTCTTCAGACCAATGCCATGATCGGAAACAGTCTTATTATGATGTATGCCAAAAATGAATGGGTTTCTGATTCATTTTTAGCTTTTAAAGATATATCCGAACATGATCTTATCTCTTGGAATTCCATAGTCCAGTGTTATCTTCAGAATGAGGAACCTGAGCAGGCTTGGATGCTCTTTGTTGAAATGAAAAGTTTGGGGTTTCAGCCGGATGAGTTCAGCTTTGTAGGCGCTTTGGCTGCTTGTGCTTCACTGGCTCGGCATCAATCTGGAAGAGAAGTTCATGGTGACATGATCAAGAGAAGCATCATATCAGATGCCTTCATCGGCAGTGCACTTATCGACATGTATTCCAAATCCATGGTTGTATCTGATGCTTGGCAGGTATTCAGCAGAGTCAAACATAAGGACTTGATCATCTGGAATGCATTGATATCAGGGTTATCACAAAATGGTTACTTGGATGAAGTTTTTAAATTACTTTACTGGATGAGGGAAGAGGATTTCGAGCCCGATAAGTTTACTTTTGCGAGCATTTTTGCAGCATGTGCCAATACCATGGCAGTGCAACAGGGAAGGCAGGTGCAAGGATTGATCTTGAAATCTGAACTTAATGCCGATGCTGCTGTGGCTAATTCGCTGATAACCATGTACTGCAGAGCTGGATGCTTAAGGGAAGCAAGGCAAGTTTTTTTCGATGTTCCCTTAAAGAACGTCGTATCATGGACAGCCATGATCGGAGGTTGCGCGCAGAGTGGTTATTCTCAAGAAGCTCTCAAAATCTTTGCCCAAATGCAGAAAGATGCAGTGAAACCGAATGCCAAAACCTTTGTCGCACTCTTGACAGCTTGCAGTTATGCAGGTTTGAGCAATGACGCAGGGAAATTTTTCGAGATGATGGAGGTCAAATACAGCATTCAACCATCCTTCGATCACTATGCTTGCATGGTAGACATCCTTGGGCGAGCAGGGAGATTAAACGAAGCGGAAAATTTGATAAAGTCGATGCCTTTCCAGCCAGATGCACTTGTGTGGAGAATGTTGCTGAGTGCCTGCAGGGTTCATGGAGATGTGGAACGAGGGCGAAGAGCCATGGAAAGGATTTTGGCACTTGAACCTGGGGATTCCGCAGCTTACATACTGCTGTCTAACTTGTATGCCTCGATCGGAAATTGGCACGGGGTTGAGGAAGTGAGAGAATTGATGAGGGTGAATGGGGTGAAGAAGGAGCCAGGGAAGAGTTGGATTGAGGTGAATGCTAGAATCCATGAGTTTGTAGCTGGTGGCTCTACTCATCCAAACACAAAGGAAATATACTTGAGACTTAAAGGCTTGTTAAAACAGATGAAGGATGAAGGATACATTACAGGTATCGAAAGGCTGTGA